The Daucus carota subsp. sativus chromosome 2, DH1 v3.0, whole genome shotgun sequence genome includes a window with the following:
- the LOC108206143 gene encoding heavy metal-associated isoprenylated plant protein 30: MPKPRPLSLQTVELKVRMCCTGCERVVSNAIYKLKGVDSVQVELEMEKVTVIGYVDRNKVLKAVRRAGKRAEFWPTNPPLYFTTTYNYFKDTTSEFKESYNYWRHGYNDIHGDKHGSIPVTHRGDDKVSNMFNDDNVNATCSIM; the protein is encoded by the exons ATGCCTAAGCCTCGCCCACTTTCGTTGCAG ACTGTAGAGCTTAAAGTGAGGATGTGCTGCACCGGATGCGAGAGAGTTGTTTCAAATGCAATCTACAAGCTTAAAG GAGTGGATTCTGTGCAAGTTGAACTAGAGATGGAGAAGGTAACAGTAATCGGATACGTGGATCGGAACAAGGTGCTGAAAGCCGTGAGGAGGGCAGGGAAGAGGGCTGAGTTCTGGCCTACAAATCCACCATTGTACTTCACAACCACCTATAACTATTTTAAAGACACAACAAGTGAATTCAAAGAGAGTTACAATTACTGGAGGCATGGCTACAACGATATCCACGGTGATAAGCACGGTTCCATTCCTGTCACTCACCGAGGCGACGATAAAGTTAGCAACATGTTCAATGATGACAATGTCAATGCCACTTGTTCTATCATGTAA
- the LOC108206511 gene encoding B3 domain-containing protein Os03g0120900, whose product MMMIDNNGGENDVDEVIIEGRRRDGHVIVEKEHMFDKVVTPSDVGKLNRLVIPKQHAEKYFPLDSSTNEKGLLLNFEDRSGKQWRFRYSYWNSSQSYVMTKGWSRFVKEKKLDAGDVVSFQRGMGEIGRDRLFIDWRRRPDAPSSSASSHYHHLLGTGLVPSASSLALQPQYYSSFQRASNAPWSPSLFLQQQQQQPLSSTPQYYPNYPHNYRDQYSSHLLLPPPPNVTGHHNPHSHFYHPTNYMSATRSTAHHHPLVSPAGPCSGSVIYYNRSAPFSQEQEQQHEEDVEMAQAQRAGWGEFEPNVVFESVPVVHGKTAPKRLRLFGVNMECPINTSGSSNSDDNIIVECDNNMTILSSSSTASAMNIPNIRTSQGPYPYNFCSSAPPQPLPPLMSNPYDTSSSNIPYVQLSPQTATTSTTSTLHDLMNKGKMSMSFDRNEGHS is encoded by the coding sequence ATGATGATGATAGATAACAACGGCGGGGAGAACGATGTGGATGAAGTGATAATCGAAGGGAGGAGAAGAGATGGACATGTGATAGTGGAGaaggagcatatgtttgataaaGTGGTGACTCCAAGCGACGTTGGGAAGCTGAATCGGTTAGTGATCCCCAAACAGCATGCTGAGAAGTACTTTCCTCTCGACTCATCAACAAACGAGAAAGGCCTTCTGTTGAATTTTGAAGATAGGAGCGGGAAGCAGTGGCGGTTCAGATACTCATACTGGAACAGTAGCCAAAGCTATGTGATGACTAAAGGCTGGAGTAGGTTTGTCAAGGAGAAGAAGCTGGATGCCGGTGATGTTGTGTCGTTTCAAAGAGGCATGGGGGAAATTGGGAGAGACCGGTTGTTTATTGACTGGAGACGACGCCCTGATGCCCCCTCTTCCTCCGCCTCTAGCCACTACCACCACCTGCTGGGAACCGGTCTAGTTCCATCAGCTAGTAGCCTGGCTCTGCAGCCTCAGTATTACTCCAGCTTTCAACGCGCTTCGAATGCTCCATGGAGTCCAAGCTTGTTCTtgcaacagcaacagcagcagcCTTTATCTTCCACCCCTCAGTACTATCCTAATTATCCTCATAATTACCGGGACCAATATTCCTCCCACTTGTTGCTGCCTCCTCCACCAAATGTCACTGGTCATCATAATCCACATTCACATTTTTATCACCCTACTAATTACATGAGTGCCACTCGCAGTACGGCTCATCATCATCCTCTCGTAAGCCCAGCTGGTCCTTGTTCAGGCTCGGTAATTTATTACAACAGGTCTGCACCATTCTCACAAGAGCAGGAGCAACAACAcgaagaagatgttgaaatgGCGCAAGCTCAAAGAGCAGGTTGGGGGGAATTTGAACCGAATGTGGTATTCGAGTCAGTGCCAGTAGTACATGGAAAAACTGCACCCAAAAGACTCAGGCTATTCGGAGTGAACATGGAATGTCCAATTAATACCTCCGGTTCTTCCAATTCAGACGATAATATTATTGTTGAATGTGACAACAACATGACAATATTGTCTTCTTCCTCAACCGCCAGTGCGATGAACATTCCCAATATAAGAACATCCCAAGGCCCCTACCCTTATAATTTTTGTTCGTCTGCTCCTCCACAGCCTCTTCCCCCTCTTATGAGCAACCCTTATGATACTTCTTCATCCAATATTCCTTATGTTCAATTAAGTCCTCAGACCGCTACCACCAGTACAACATCTACCCTCCATGACTTGATGAACAAAGGAAAAATGTCCATGTCCTTTGATAGAAATGAAGGACACAGCTGA